In Thiospirochaeta perfilievii, a single window of DNA contains:
- a CDS encoding flavodoxin family protein, whose translation MKIIGINGSPKKIGSTTLIGLTKAMEQVKTHGFDTDIIELSSYSFTGCDACGDCKKTGYCSINDEFSSKLFNIFNDPEVKGFIFASPVYFGGVTSLMKSFIDRCVVFRRRGFDWENKVSGVLTVGNSRNGGQELAAMDLVAFCMIHGMIVVPDASPTSHFGGILHSGHDGGIQCDDLGLQTAANLGFKVGEVTKKLHT comes from the coding sequence ATGAAGATAATTGGAATAAATGGAAGTCCTAAAAAAATTGGGAGTACAACACTAATAGGTCTTACTAAAGCTATGGAACAAGTTAAAACCCATGGTTTTGATACAGATATTATAGAGCTAAGTAGTTATTCTTTTACTGGGTGTGATGCCTGTGGTGATTGCAAAAAAACAGGATACTGTTCAATTAATGATGAATTTTCAAGCAAACTTTTTAATATTTTTAATGACCCGGAAGTTAAAGGTTTTATATTTGCCTCTCCAGTTTATTTTGGTGGTGTTACATCCTTAATGAAGAGCTTTATTGATAGGTGTGTTGTCTTTAGGAGAAGAGGTTTTGACTGGGAAAACAAGGTTTCAGGTGTATTAACAGTGGGAAATTCAAGAAATGGAGGGCAGGAGTTAGCTGCGATGGATTTAGTTGCATTTTGTATGATTCATGGGATGATAGTAGTTCCTGATGCTTCTCCTACTAGTCACTTTGGAGGAATACTACACTCAGGACATGATGGTGGTATCCAGTGTGATGACCTAGGATTACAAACAGCTGCAAACCTAGGCTTTAAAGTTGGAGAAGTTACTAAAAAACTTCACACTTAA
- a CDS encoding DUF1576 domain-containing protein: MTKQHLILRNLLSSIILLFIIIGIIHDGFSQAITQFVSIQLSPARLISDFISIAGIGGALINSALVGLVGLVIILKLDVKLSGPTFAAVFTLMGFGLFGKTVLNIIPIILGVYLSGKFVGKEFKEYIIIALFGTALGPIVSLIAFEIGLTGVLGVITGISLGIITGFFLPSLAVAMLHLHQGYNLYNMGLTCGFLGLFAASFVKISGHKFVGQMAWYSEKSTLLTLLIPVLSLFLIILGIIIDKKDSIKSFFKIQKIPGRLPSDFMDIESLAGTLINSGVIGIVGTLYTIIIGGDFNGPVIGGLLTIIGFSAFGTNLKNSWPVVFGVILCALLFKLDLNSPGPILAAIFVTTLGPLAGEFGWKVGILAGFTHLVMVMETGGWHGAINLYNNGFAGGLTATIFVAVIQWYKTNKTEFKDTFRSKMK, translated from the coding sequence ATGACAAAACAACACTTAATACTTAGAAATCTTTTAAGCTCAATAATACTCCTTTTTATTATTATTGGTATAATTCATGATGGCTTTTCTCAAGCTATAACTCAATTTGTATCTATACAACTATCCCCAGCAAGACTTATAAGTGACTTCATCTCTATTGCAGGAATAGGTGGAGCTCTAATAAACTCAGCACTAGTAGGACTAGTAGGTTTGGTTATAATCTTAAAATTAGATGTAAAACTATCTGGTCCAACATTTGCGGCGGTCTTTACCCTAATGGGATTTGGACTTTTTGGAAAAACTGTATTAAATATAATACCTATAATTTTAGGTGTATATCTGTCTGGTAAGTTTGTAGGGAAAGAGTTTAAAGAGTATATAATCATTGCACTTTTTGGGACAGCATTAGGTCCTATTGTTAGTCTTATAGCATTTGAGATAGGTTTAACTGGAGTTTTAGGGGTAATAACAGGTATCTCTCTAGGGATAATAACAGGTTTTTTCCTACCATCTCTAGCTGTTGCAATGCTACATTTACACCAAGGATACAACCTGTATAATATGGGTTTAACTTGTGGGTTTTTAGGACTTTTTGCAGCATCCTTTGTTAAAATTTCTGGACACAAGTTTGTAGGACAGATGGCATGGTATTCAGAAAAGTCCACATTATTAACACTATTAATTCCTGTTTTATCACTCTTCTTAATAATTCTAGGAATAATTATTGATAAAAAAGACTCAATTAAATCATTTTTCAAAATACAAAAAATCCCAGGAAGACTGCCATCAGACTTTATGGATATAGAATCCTTAGCCGGAACCCTTATTAATAGCGGAGTAATTGGTATAGTAGGAACTCTATATACCATAATTATAGGTGGAGACTTTAACGGTCCTGTTATTGGTGGGTTACTTACAATTATAGGGTTCTCTGCATTTGGTACTAACTTAAAAAATAGCTGGCCAGTAGTATTTGGGGTAATTTTATGTGCTCTACTCTTTAAGCTGGATTTAAACTCCCCTGGGCCTATTCTTGCAGCTATTTTTGTAACAACACTAGGCCCTCTTGCAGGAGAGTTTGGATGGAAGGTTGGAATCTTAGCTGGTTTTACACACCTAGTTATGGTTATGGAGACAGGTGGTTGGCATGGTGCTATAAATCTGTACAATAATGGTTTTGCTGGAGGCTTAACTGCTACAATTTTTGTTGCAGTAATACAGTGGTATAAAACTAATAAAACCGAGTTTAAAGATACATTTAGGAGTAAAATGAAGTGA
- a CDS encoding hydroxyacylglutathione hydrolase family protein encodes MIKIFTLLENNYSYIIENRSGVFIIDPGESDKIISYLKSKNLIPNYILLTHHHIDHVGGLEDILEKYKNCVIIDSHTNKEILKTLKIEMLLTPGHTEDSCCYYFKEEGGIFTGDTLFTGICGRIMDGKSYKEMFKSLNRLKALPRETKLYPGHEYIQHSIDFMEKLSLDPGYYKKLSLMNMPSTNSTIGLEIDNNLFMTSNFDKFAYYRRLKG; translated from the coding sequence ATGATTAAGATATTTACTCTTTTAGAAAATAATTACTCCTATATTATAGAAAATAGAAGTGGTGTTTTTATTATTGACCCAGGTGAATCAGATAAGATTATATCCTACTTAAAGAGTAAAAATTTAATCCCCAACTACATACTTTTAACTCACCATCATATTGACCATGTAGGTGGGTTAGAAGATATTTTAGAAAAGTACAAAAACTGTGTAATAATTGATAGCCATACAAATAAAGAGATTTTAAAAACACTCAAAATAGAGATGTTATTAACCCCTGGGCATACAGAAGACTCTTGCTGTTACTATTTTAAAGAAGAGGGTGGAATATTTACTGGAGACACTCTTTTCACAGGTATATGCGGAAGAATTATGGATGGGAAAAGTTATAAAGAGATGTTTAAATCATTAAATAGATTAAAGGCTCTTCCTAGAGAAACAAAACTATATCCTGGTCATGAATATATTCAACATTCTATTGATTTTATGGAAAAACTATCCCTAGACCCAGGTTATTATAAAAAACTCTCTCTAATGAATATGCCTTCTACCAACTCGACAATTGGACTAGAAATAGATAATAACCTTTTTATGACAAGTAATTTTGATAAATTTGCATATTATAGAAGACTAAAAGGGTAA
- a CDS encoding cation:proton antiporter, producing the protein MTFNITILLILGGGWLSGRLFTRIKLPSVLGMTLLGVFISIFLKEQIPPVLWDIAPFLKSLALIVILLRAGLGIKKSVLKKVGRAALFMAFVPCLFEGLSLTFLFYYLSPFDFLTSALTASLLSAVSPAVVVPSMLNLKDAGFGKKREVPTLVLAGASLDDVFAITLFTLFLGLLTGEGSGLGSTLLSIPISIIGGIISGLVIGLLLSFYFKKYHDRLKGTEKALVLLTISLFLFQVGEWLHIAALLGVMTAGFVVLEKAEHAAHETARQLNGAWVFAEIILFVIIGSSVDVEVAMEAGFMGVFIILGGLVFRSLGVYVATIGSGLSFKERLFCIISYLPKATVQAALGAVALERGLPYGKEILAYAVMAIILTAPLGLIGINILGPKLLKKEFL; encoded by the coding sequence ATGACTTTTAATATAACTATATTATTGATACTAGGAGGGGGGTGGTTATCTGGAAGACTCTTTACCAGAATAAAATTACCGTCTGTTTTAGGTATGACACTTTTAGGTGTTTTTATCTCTATCTTCTTAAAGGAGCAGATTCCTCCAGTCTTATGGGATATTGCACCTTTCTTAAAATCGTTAGCATTAATCGTAATTTTGTTAAGAGCAGGACTTGGAATTAAAAAATCAGTTTTAAAAAAAGTAGGTAGAGCTGCCCTTTTTATGGCTTTTGTTCCCTGTCTATTTGAGGGATTATCTCTAACATTTCTTTTTTACTATTTATCACCCTTTGATTTTTTAACATCAGCCCTAACAGCATCACTGTTATCCGCCGTTTCACCAGCGGTAGTTGTACCTTCTATGCTTAATTTAAAAGATGCTGGATTTGGAAAAAAAAGAGAAGTGCCAACACTTGTTCTAGCAGGTGCATCCCTAGACGATGTTTTTGCTATAACACTATTTACCCTATTCCTTGGTCTATTAACAGGTGAGGGTTCTGGACTTGGTTCTACACTTCTTTCAATCCCAATTTCTATAATTGGAGGAATTATAAGTGGTTTAGTAATTGGTCTACTTCTAAGTTTCTATTTTAAAAAATATCATGATAGGTTAAAGGGTACAGAAAAAGCCCTAGTCCTATTAACTATTTCACTCTTTCTATTCCAAGTAGGAGAGTGGTTACATATTGCGGCACTTTTAGGTGTTATGACAGCAGGGTTTGTTGTCCTAGAGAAGGCAGAACATGCAGCCCATGAAACAGCACGACAGTTAAATGGCGCATGGGTTTTTGCAGAGATAATTTTATTTGTAATAATTGGAAGCTCTGTTGATGTAGAGGTGGCAATGGAAGCTGGCTTTATGGGGGTTTTTATTATTCTAGGTGGGCTTGTTTTTAGATCTTTAGGTGTTTATGTTGCAACTATTGGTTCTGGTTTATCATTTAAAGAGAGACTATTTTGCATAATCTCTTATCTTCCTAAGGCTACTGTACAGGCCGCTCTTGGTGCTGTAGCCCTTGAGAGGGGATTACCATATGGGAAGGAGATCCTGGCCTATGCAGTAATGGCTATTATCTTAACTGCGCCTTTAGGTCTAATAGGGATAAATATTTTGGGTCCAAAATTACTTAAAAAGGAGTTTTTATGA
- a CDS encoding cytochrome c biogenesis CcdA family protein, which yields MEINILLALFAGLISFLSPCIFPIIPSYIAYIGAATYDDGFKRNKGALPLIISFIIGFTIVFSLMGVAFSTLGFAFKNYSLLITRISGIIVIILGLNTIFNFFKFLDYEKKVDFRSDKKGILSSILLGMAFGAGWSPCIGPILASILFLAGNSTTLLSGLVLLLFFSLGLGIPFLIAGIFISKFREKSVVIKKHLGKIKVFSGIFITLIGIFILLNKLSNINIVLNQISNSFSIWYSINGTIFNIVLGSISALLFLFLTKIGIKRAREKRKIVLHIIFSTLFLILSITTYAGLINWGGILSSYLAFQGI from the coding sequence ATGGAAATAAACATTCTATTGGCCCTATTCGCTGGGCTTATATCATTTTTATCACCCTGCATCTTCCCTATAATTCCTTCATATATAGCATATATTGGAGCTGCTACATATGATGATGGTTTTAAAAGAAATAAGGGGGCACTACCCTTAATAATCTCATTCATTATTGGCTTTACAATTGTATTCTCTTTAATGGGTGTTGCTTTTAGTACTCTAGGTTTTGCATTTAAAAACTACTCATTATTAATAACAAGGATTTCTGGAATTATTGTTATTATTCTTGGATTAAATACAATATTCAATTTTTTCAAGTTTTTAGATTATGAAAAAAAGGTAGATTTTAGAAGTGATAAAAAAGGAATTCTAAGCAGCATTCTTTTAGGAATGGCTTTTGGAGCGGGCTGGTCCCCTTGTATAGGACCTATTTTAGCCTCTATTCTATTTTTAGCTGGAAACTCAACAACACTTTTAAGTGGTTTAGTATTATTGCTATTCTTCTCCCTTGGACTTGGTATTCCCTTTCTAATTGCCGGTATATTTATTTCAAAGTTTAGAGAAAAGAGTGTTGTAATTAAAAAACATCTAGGGAAAATTAAGGTGTTTAGTGGAATCTTTATAACATTGATTGGTATTTTTATTCTTCTTAATAAATTATCCAATATAAACATTGTTTTAAACCAAATATCAAACTCCTTTAGTATATGGTATTCTATAAATGGAACTATTTTTAATATTGTTCTAGGTTCTATATCTGCTTTACTTTTTTTATTTTTAACAAAAATAGGGATTAAAAGAGCAAGGGAGAAGAGAAAAATAGTTTTACATATAATTTTCTCAACTCTATTCTTAATACTATCTATTACAACATATGCGGGGCTAATAAATTGGGGAGGGATTCTATCTTCTTACCTAGCCTTTCAAGGGATATAA